One genomic window of Streptomyces sp. NBC_01498 includes the following:
- a CDS encoding DUF6113 family protein, which produces MSGREAGRDGAGGRPKATGGATRADTGAGGGAPAEYGAWLTSPPKPGRIAAYLALAVLGAVVGTAGALVQGGWFPGGLILALAASAGLFHGGRTATGSQFGVGAPAAGWLVAVILLSLGRPEGDGAFGAGIGPVIYLLGGAVVAVMCATMSRSPQPAANSGRLGK; this is translated from the coding sequence GTGAGCGGGCGCGAGGCCGGACGGGACGGAGCCGGGGGCCGTCCCAAGGCCACCGGCGGCGCGACCCGGGCCGACACCGGTGCGGGCGGCGGAGCGCCGGCCGAGTACGGGGCGTGGCTCACCTCCCCGCCGAAACCCGGCCGTATCGCCGCGTACCTCGCCCTCGCCGTCCTCGGGGCGGTGGTCGGCACGGCGGGCGCCCTCGTCCAGGGCGGCTGGTTCCCCGGCGGTCTGATCCTCGCGCTGGCCGCCTCGGCGGGCCTCTTCCACGGAGGCCGCACCGCCACCGGCTCGCAGTTCGGCGTCGGGGCCCCGGCGGCGGGCTGGCTGGTCGCCGTCATCCTGCTCAGCCTCGGCCGGCCCGAGGGCGACGGCGCCTTCGGCGCGGGCATCGGACCGGTGATCTACCTGCTCGGCGGTGCGGTGGTGGCTGTGATGTGTGCCACCATGTCGCGGTCACCGCAACCGGCCGCGAACTCCGGCCGACTGGGAAAGTGA
- the mshB gene encoding N-acetyl-1-D-myo-inositol-2-amino-2-deoxy-alpha-D-glucopyranoside deacetylase, with protein sequence MTDLPDRRLLLVHAHPDDESINNGATMARYAAEGARVTLVTCTLGEEGEVIPPSLAALAPGGEPTGAFSALGAHREGELAAAMRELGVADHRLLGGRGRFRDSGMMGLPQNGHRDAFWGADVDIAAGYLVEVIRSVRPQVLVTYDPHGGYGHPDHIQTHRVATRAAELAADAAFLPGLGAPYTIAKVYWNRVPRSAAEEGFARLRSSGPEFGGVADIGDVPGVVDDGEITAEIDGGAYAARKAAAMRAHETQIVVDGAYFALSNGLGQPLLSTEYYQLVRGASGAEPGARETDLFAGLGAGPAGAPGTGPGAGVGA encoded by the coding sequence ATGACCGATCTTCCCGACCGTCGTCTGCTGCTGGTCCACGCACACCCCGACGACGAGTCGATCAACAACGGCGCCACGATGGCCAGGTACGCGGCCGAGGGCGCCCGGGTCACCCTGGTGACCTGCACACTCGGCGAGGAGGGCGAGGTGATCCCGCCCTCGCTCGCCGCTCTCGCGCCCGGCGGCGAGCCGACGGGCGCCTTCAGCGCGCTCGGAGCGCACCGCGAGGGTGAACTCGCCGCGGCGATGCGGGAACTCGGCGTGGCCGACCACCGGCTGCTCGGCGGCCGGGGGCGGTTCCGTGACTCCGGGATGATGGGCCTGCCGCAGAACGGCCACCGGGACGCCTTCTGGGGCGCGGACGTGGACATCGCCGCCGGGTACCTCGTGGAGGTGATCCGTTCCGTACGGCCGCAGGTGCTGGTCACGTACGACCCGCACGGCGGCTACGGCCACCCCGACCACATCCAGACCCACCGCGTCGCCACCCGCGCCGCCGAACTGGCCGCCGACGCGGCCTTCCTGCCCGGCCTCGGCGCGCCGTACACGATCGCGAAGGTCTACTGGAACCGGGTGCCGCGTTCGGCGGCCGAGGAGGGCTTCGCCCGACTGCGCTCCTCCGGGCCGGAGTTCGGGGGCGTGGCGGACATCGGCGACGTGCCCGGTGTGGTGGACGACGGCGAGATCACGGCGGAGATCGACGGCGGCGCGTACGCGGCACGGAAGGCGGCGGCCATGCGGGCGCACGAGACGCAGATCGTGGTGGACGGGGCGTACTTCGCGCTCTCCAACGGCCTCGGCCAGCCGCTCCTCAGTACGGAGTACTACCAGTTGGTACGGGGCGCCTCCGGCGCGGAGCCCGGCGCGCGCGAGACGGATCTCTTCGCGGGCCTCGGCGCGGGTCCTGCCGGGGCTCCCGGTACGGGTCCCGGCGCGGGGGTGGGCGCGTGA
- a CDS encoding ABC transporter ATP-binding protein, with the protein MAEPLLEVRDLVKHFPLTRGILFKKQIGAVKAVDGVSFGLAAGETLGVVGESGCGKSTVARMLVNLERPTAGQIRYKGEDITRLSGRALKTVRRNIQMVFQDPYTSLNPRMTVGDIIGEPFDIHPEVAPRGERRRRVQDLLDVVGLNPEYINRYPHQFSGGQRQRIGIARGLALRPEIIVADEPVSALDVSVQAQVVNLMERLQDEFGLSYVFIAHDLSIVRHISDRVGVMYLGRIIEIGTDTQIYDHPTHPYTQALLSAVPVPDPAARSRRERIILTGEVPSPAHPPSGCRFRTRCWKAVERCALEVPLLAVPAVFRDTGGPAEHDSACHFAEERQVVAVTTGPGETPGEGGGPGADGPDPDNEM; encoded by the coding sequence ATGGCTGAGCCTCTCCTGGAGGTGCGCGACCTGGTGAAGCACTTCCCGCTCACCCGGGGCATCCTCTTCAAGAAGCAGATCGGCGCCGTCAAGGCGGTCGACGGGGTCTCCTTCGGCCTCGCCGCCGGCGAGACACTCGGCGTCGTCGGCGAGTCCGGCTGCGGCAAGTCGACCGTCGCCCGGATGCTCGTCAACCTGGAACGCCCCACCGCCGGCCAGATCCGCTACAAGGGCGAGGACATCACCCGGCTGTCCGGCCGCGCCCTGAAAACCGTACGGCGCAACATCCAGATGGTCTTCCAGGACCCGTACACCTCACTGAACCCGCGCATGACCGTCGGCGACATCATCGGCGAGCCCTTCGACATCCACCCCGAGGTCGCGCCCCGGGGCGAACGCCGGCGCCGCGTCCAGGACCTCCTCGACGTGGTCGGCCTCAACCCCGAGTACATCAACCGCTACCCGCACCAGTTCTCCGGCGGCCAGCGCCAGCGCATCGGCATCGCCCGCGGACTCGCGCTGCGCCCGGAGATCATCGTCGCCGACGAACCGGTCTCCGCCCTCGACGTGTCCGTACAGGCCCAGGTCGTCAATCTGATGGAACGCCTCCAGGACGAGTTCGGCCTGAGCTACGTCTTCATCGCGCACGACCTGTCGATCGTCCGGCACATCTCCGACCGGGTCGGCGTGATGTACCTCGGGCGGATCATCGAGATCGGCACGGACACCCAGATCTACGACCACCCCACCCACCCCTACACCCAGGCGCTGCTCTCCGCCGTGCCCGTGCCCGACCCGGCGGCCCGCTCCCGGCGCGAGCGGATCATCCTCACCGGCGAGGTGCCGTCCCCGGCCCACCCGCCGTCCGGCTGCCGGTTCCGCACCCGCTGCTGGAAGGCGGTGGAGCGCTGCGCCCTGGAGGTGCCGCTGCTCGCCGTGCCCGCGGTCTTCCGGGACACCGGCGGCCCGGCGGAGCACGACTCGGCATGCCACTTCGCCGAGGAACGGCAGGTGGTGGCGGTGACGACGGGGCCGGGGGAGACGCCCGGGGAAGGTGGCGGCCCCGGGGCGGACGGTCCGGATCCGGACAACGAGATGTGA
- a CDS encoding ABC transporter ATP-binding protein, producing MLLEVRDLHVEFHTRDGVARAVNGVSYAVDAGETLAVLGESGSGKSVTAQAVMGILDMPPGRITGGEVLFKGRDLLTTKEDQRRKIRGAEMAMIFQDALSSLNPVLSVGAQLGEMFTVHRGASRKDARARAVDLMDRVRIPAAKERVNDYPHQFSGGMRQRIMIAMAMALEPSLIIADEPTTALDVTVQAQVMELLADLRHDLDMGLILITHDLGVVADVADRIAVMYAGRIVESAPVHDIYKAPAHPYTRGLLDSIPRLDQKGRELYAIKGLPPNLQRIPSGCAFNPRCPRAQDICRTDVPPLFEAGDNRHSACFFWRETLDG from the coding sequence ATGTTGCTCGAAGTGCGCGATCTGCACGTGGAGTTCCACACCCGCGACGGTGTCGCCCGCGCGGTCAACGGGGTCAGCTACGCGGTCGACGCGGGCGAAACCCTCGCCGTGCTCGGCGAGTCGGGCTCCGGCAAGTCCGTCACCGCGCAGGCCGTCATGGGCATCCTCGACATGCCGCCCGGCCGGATCACCGGCGGTGAGGTGCTGTTCAAGGGCCGCGACCTGCTCACCACCAAGGAGGACCAGCGGCGGAAGATCCGCGGCGCCGAGATGGCGATGATCTTCCAGGACGCGCTCTCCTCGCTCAACCCCGTCCTCAGCGTGGGCGCCCAGCTCGGCGAGATGTTCACCGTCCACCGGGGCGCGTCCCGCAAGGACGCGCGCGCCAGGGCCGTCGACCTCATGGACCGGGTACGCATCCCGGCCGCGAAGGAACGGGTGAACGACTACCCGCACCAGTTCTCCGGCGGAATGCGCCAGCGCATCATGATCGCCATGGCGATGGCCCTCGAACCCTCGCTGATCATCGCCGACGAACCCACGACCGCCCTCGACGTCACCGTCCAGGCCCAGGTCATGGAACTCCTCGCGGACCTCCGGCACGACCTCGACATGGGCCTCATCCTGATCACCCACGACCTCGGCGTCGTCGCCGACGTCGCCGACCGGATCGCCGTCATGTACGCGGGCCGGATCGTCGAGTCCGCCCCCGTCCACGACATCTACAAGGCCCCCGCCCACCCCTACACCCGCGGCCTGCTCGACTCCATCCCCCGGCTCGACCAGAAGGGCCGCGAGCTGTACGCCATCAAGGGCCTGCCGCCCAACCTCCAGCGCATCCCGTCCGGCTGCGCCTTCAACCCGCGCTGCCCCCGGGCCCAGGACATCTGCCGCACCGACGTCCCCCCGCTCTTCGAGGCCGGCGACAACCGGCACAGCGCCTGCTTCTTCTGGAGGGAGACCCTCGATGGCTGA
- a CDS encoding ABC transporter permease produces the protein MSEPTAPKDEGAIAPTGFGGSMDLATSDGADLEGLEQGGGEGPGEKPRSLWSDAWRDLRRNPVFIISGLVILFLVIISIWPQSIASGNPLSCDLAKAQEGSQPGHPFGFTAQGCDVYTRTVYGARASVTVGVCATLGVALVGTVLGGLAGFFGGFWDAILSRLTDIFFGIPVVLGGLVLLSVVTSSSVWPVIGFMVLLGWPQISRIARGSVITIKQNDFVQAARALGASNSRMMLRHVLPNAVAPVIVVATIALGTYIALEATLSYLGVGLKPPSVSWGIDISDASKFIRNAPHMLLWPAGALAVTVLAFIMLGDAVRDALDPKLR, from the coding sequence ATGTCTGAGCCCACCGCCCCCAAGGACGAAGGAGCCATCGCGCCCACCGGCTTCGGCGGCTCGATGGACCTCGCCACCAGCGACGGCGCCGACCTCGAAGGGCTCGAACAGGGCGGTGGCGAAGGGCCCGGCGAGAAACCCCGCAGCCTCTGGTCCGACGCCTGGCGCGACCTGCGCCGCAACCCCGTCTTCATCATCTCGGGCCTCGTCATCCTCTTCCTGGTGATCATCTCGATCTGGCCCCAGTCGATCGCCTCCGGCAACCCGCTCTCCTGCGACCTCGCCAAGGCCCAGGAAGGCTCCCAGCCCGGCCACCCCTTCGGCTTCACCGCCCAGGGCTGCGACGTCTACACCCGCACCGTCTACGGCGCCCGCGCCTCGGTCACCGTCGGCGTCTGCGCCACCCTCGGCGTCGCCCTCGTCGGCACCGTCCTCGGCGGGCTCGCCGGCTTCTTCGGCGGCTTCTGGGACGCGATCCTCTCCCGCCTCACCGACATCTTCTTCGGCATCCCCGTGGTGCTCGGCGGCCTCGTCCTGCTCTCCGTCGTCACCAGCTCCAGCGTCTGGCCCGTCATCGGATTCATGGTCCTGCTCGGCTGGCCGCAGATCTCCCGGATCGCCCGCGGCTCCGTCATCACCATCAAGCAGAACGACTTCGTCCAGGCCGCCCGCGCCCTCGGCGCCTCCAACTCCCGGATGATGCTGCGCCACGTCCTGCCCAACGCCGTCGCCCCCGTCATCGTGGTCGCGACCATCGCGCTCGGCACGTACATCGCCCTGGAGGCGACCCTCTCCTACCTCGGCGTCGGCCTCAAACCGCCCTCCGTCTCCTGGGGCATCGACATCTCCGACGCGTCCAAGTTCATCCGCAACGCCCCGCACATGCTGCTCTGGCCGGCCGGCGCCCTGGCCGTCACGGTGCTCGCCTTCATCATGCTCGGCGACGCGGTGCGCGACGCCCTCGACCCCAAGCTGCGCTGA
- a CDS encoding ABC transporter permease, with protein sequence MGRYVIRRLLQMIPVFIGATLLIFLMVNVMGDPIAGLCGERQCDAATAAQLRREFGLDKPVWQQYATYMGNVFTGDFGTAFNGQKVTELMGTSFPITIRLTLVAIVFEIIIGVTLGVLTGLRRGRPIDSGVLLLTLVVISVPTFVTGLIVQLLLGVKWNLISPSVSTAAPLGELIVPGLVLASVSLAYVTRLTRTSIAENTRSDYVRTAVAKGLPRHRVITRHLLRNSLIPVITFIGTDIGALMGGAIVTERIFNIHGVGYQLYQGILRQNTQTVVGFVTVLVIVFLLANLLVDLLYAVLDPRIRYV encoded by the coding sequence ATGGGACGTTATGTGATCCGGCGTCTGCTCCAGATGATCCCGGTCTTCATCGGTGCCACGCTGTTGATCTTCCTCATGGTCAATGTCATGGGCGACCCCATCGCGGGCCTCTGCGGCGAACGGCAGTGCGACGCGGCGACCGCCGCCCAGCTCCGCCGCGAGTTCGGCCTCGACAAACCCGTATGGCAGCAATACGCCACCTACATGGGCAACGTCTTCACCGGCGACTTCGGAACGGCCTTCAACGGCCAGAAGGTCACCGAACTCATGGGCACGTCCTTCCCGATCACCATCCGGCTCACCCTCGTCGCGATCGTCTTCGAGATCATCATCGGCGTCACCCTCGGCGTGCTCACCGGACTGCGGCGCGGCCGGCCGATCGACAGCGGCGTCCTGCTGCTGACCCTCGTGGTCATCTCCGTACCGACCTTCGTGACCGGACTGATCGTCCAGCTGCTCCTCGGCGTGAAGTGGAACCTCATCTCCCCGTCCGTCTCCACCGCCGCCCCCCTCGGCGAACTCATCGTGCCGGGCCTGGTGCTGGCCTCCGTCTCACTGGCGTACGTCACCCGGCTGACCCGCACCTCCATCGCCGAGAACACCCGCTCCGACTACGTCCGCACCGCCGTCGCCAAGGGCTTGCCCCGCCACCGGGTCATCACCCGGCATCTGCTCCGCAACTCGCTGATCCCCGTCATCACCTTCATCGGCACCGACATCGGCGCCCTGATGGGCGGCGCGATCGTCACCGAGCGGATCTTCAACATCCACGGCGTCGGCTACCAGCTCTACCAGGGCATCCTGCGCCAGAACACCCAGACCGTCGTCGGCTTCGTGACCGTCCTCGTCATCGTCTTCCTCCTCGCCAACCTGCTGGTCGACCTGCTGTACGCCGTACTGGACCCGAGGATCCGCTATGTCTGA
- a CDS encoding peptide ABC transporter substrate-binding protein: MSGATHAKWAAGALAVALTATACGGGGGSGSGGSGADGVLSSSWGDPQNPLEPANTNEVQGGKVLDMVFRGLKRYNPKTAKAENMLAEKIETKDSVNFTVTVKNGWTFSNGEKVTAKSFVDAWNYGANLRNNQRNAYFFGQIDGYQAVHPDSGQPTATTLSGLKVTGPQTFTVKLSQKFSTWPDTLGYAAFAPLPTAFFKDHAGWLAKPVGNGPYAVDSYTKGSQMSLRTWDKYPGPDKAKNGGVDLKVYTDNNTAYTDLTAGNLDLVDDVPASQLKNAPADLGSRYINTPAGIIQTLAFPYYDKAWNTPDAVKVRTGLSMAINREQITETIFQKTRTPATDWTSPVLGKAGGFQAGLCGKACDFDPAAAKKMIADGGGLPGGRIQLTYNADTGSHKDWIDAVCNSINNTLGDDRACVGRPVGTFADYRNQITQKKMPGPFRAGWQMDYPLIQNFLQPLYFTNASSNDGKWTNAEFDKLIDQANAESDTATAIKKFQQAEGVVRDNMAAIPLWYQNGSAGYSERLSNVELNPFSVPVYNEIKVS; this comes from the coding sequence ATGAGCGGAGCCACGCACGCCAAGTGGGCCGCGGGCGCGCTCGCCGTCGCCCTCACCGCGACCGCCTGCGGCGGCGGTGGGGGCAGCGGCAGCGGCGGCAGCGGCGCCGACGGAGTCCTCAGCTCCTCCTGGGGCGACCCGCAGAACCCGCTGGAGCCCGCCAACACCAACGAGGTCCAGGGCGGCAAGGTCCTCGACATGGTCTTCCGGGGGCTCAAGCGCTACAACCCGAAGACCGCCAAGGCCGAGAACATGCTCGCCGAGAAGATCGAGACGAAGGACTCCGTCAACTTCACCGTCACCGTGAAGAACGGCTGGACCTTCAGCAACGGCGAGAAGGTCACCGCGAAGTCCTTCGTGGACGCCTGGAACTACGGCGCGAACCTGCGCAACAACCAGCGCAACGCCTACTTCTTCGGCCAGATCGACGGCTACCAGGCCGTCCACCCCGACTCCGGGCAGCCCACCGCCACCACCCTGTCCGGCCTCAAGGTCACCGGCCCGCAGACGTTCACCGTCAAGCTGTCCCAGAAGTTCTCCACCTGGCCGGACACCCTCGGGTACGCCGCGTTCGCGCCCCTGCCCACCGCGTTCTTCAAGGACCACGCGGGCTGGCTCGCCAAGCCCGTCGGCAACGGGCCGTACGCCGTCGACTCGTACACCAAGGGCTCGCAGATGTCCCTGCGCACCTGGGACAAGTACCCGGGCCCCGACAAGGCGAAGAACGGCGGCGTGGACCTGAAGGTCTACACCGACAACAACACCGCCTACACCGACCTGACGGCCGGAAACCTCGACCTCGTCGACGACGTCCCGGCCTCCCAGCTCAAGAACGCCCCCGCCGACCTGGGCTCCCGCTACATCAACACCCCCGCGGGCATCATCCAGACCCTCGCCTTCCCGTACTACGACAAGGCGTGGAACACCCCGGACGCGGTCAAGGTCCGCACCGGTCTGTCGATGGCCATCAACCGCGAGCAGATCACCGAGACCATCTTCCAGAAGACCCGTACCCCGGCCACCGACTGGACCTCCCCGGTCCTCGGCAAGGCCGGCGGCTTCCAGGCCGGGCTCTGCGGCAAGGCGTGCGACTTCGACCCCGCCGCCGCGAAGAAGATGATCGCCGACGGCGGCGGACTGCCGGGCGGGCGCATCCAGCTCACGTACAACGCGGACACCGGCTCCCACAAGGACTGGATCGACGCCGTCTGCAACAGCATCAACAACACCCTCGGCGACGACCGGGCGTGTGTCGGCCGGCCCGTCGGCACCTTCGCGGACTACCGCAACCAGATCACCCAGAAGAAGATGCCCGGCCCCTTCCGGGCCGGCTGGCAGATGGACTACCCGCTGATCCAGAACTTCCTCCAGCCGCTCTACTTCACCAACGCCTCGTCCAACGACGGCAAGTGGACCAACGCCGAGTTCGACAAGCTCATCGACCAGGCCAACGCCGAGAGCGACACCGCGACCGCGATCAAGAAGTTCCAGCAGGCCGAGGGCGTCGTACGGGACAACATGGCCGCCATCCCGCTCTGGTACCAGAACGGCAGCGCCGGCTACTCGGAGCGGCTGAGCAACGTCGAGCTCAACCCGTTCAGCGTCCCCGTCTACAACGAGATCAAGGTGAGCTGA
- a CDS encoding ABC transporter ATP-binding protein, translating into MSENVTLPKQGSVEATDGRGEPLLSVENLAMHFPIYGGFPFKRRVGAVKAVDGIDLSIYAGESLGLVGESGCGKSTTGRLITRLLEPTAGTITYAGRDITHAGRRQMAPIRSEIQMIFQDPYSSLNPRQTVGTIIKSPMEVNGINPAGGREARARELLEIVGLNPEHYNRFPHEFSGGQRQRIGVARALALEPKLIVADEPVSALDVSIQAQVVNLLQKVRDELGIAFLFIAHDLAVVRHFSERVAVMYLGKVVEVADRESLYNRPRHPYTHALLSAVPEPDVDSAKKERIRLSGDVPSPIMPPSGCRFRTRCWKAQEKCATDEPPLVQITGNRPGHLTACHFPEEPTIAPREEDVVLDPALVSLEEEHGAPS; encoded by the coding sequence ATGAGCGAGAACGTCACTCTGCCGAAGCAGGGTTCAGTCGAGGCGACCGACGGGCGGGGCGAGCCCCTGCTCTCCGTCGAGAACCTCGCCATGCACTTCCCCATCTACGGCGGCTTCCCCTTCAAGCGCCGGGTCGGCGCCGTCAAGGCCGTGGACGGCATCGACCTGTCCATCTACGCGGGTGAGAGCCTCGGCCTCGTCGGCGAGTCCGGCTGCGGCAAGTCCACCACCGGCCGGCTCATCACCCGGCTGCTGGAGCCCACCGCCGGCACGATCACCTACGCGGGTCGCGACATCACCCACGCGGGCCGCCGCCAGATGGCGCCCATCAGGTCCGAGATCCAGATGATCTTCCAGGACCCGTACTCGTCGCTGAACCCCCGGCAGACCGTCGGCACCATCATCAAGAGCCCGATGGAGGTCAACGGCATCAACCCGGCCGGTGGGCGGGAGGCCCGCGCGCGGGAGCTGCTGGAGATCGTCGGCCTCAACCCGGAGCACTACAACCGTTTCCCGCACGAGTTCTCGGGCGGCCAGCGGCAGCGCATCGGAGTCGCGCGGGCGCTGGCGCTGGAGCCGAAGCTGATCGTCGCCGACGAGCCGGTCTCCGCGCTCGACGTGTCGATCCAGGCGCAGGTGGTCAACCTGCTCCAGAAGGTCCGTGACGAGCTGGGCATCGCCTTCCTCTTCATCGCCCACGACCTGGCCGTGGTGCGGCACTTCTCCGAGCGCGTGGCCGTGATGTACCTGGGCAAGGTGGTGGAGGTCGCCGACCGCGAGTCGCTCTACAACCGGCCCCGGCACCCGTACACCCACGCCCTGCTCTCGGCCGTGCCCGAGCCGGACGTCGACTCGGCGAAGAAGGAGCGCATCCGCCTCTCCGGCGACGTGCCCTCGCCGATCATGCCGCCGTCCGGCTGCCGCTTCCGCACCCGGTGCTGGAAGGCCCAGGAGAAGTGCGCGACGGACGAGCCGCCGCTGGTCCAGATCACCGGCAACCGGCCGGGCCACCTGACCGCGTGCCACTTCCCGGAGGAGCCGACCATCGCTCCCCGCGAGGAGGACGTGGTCCTGGACCCGGCGCTGGTGAGCCTCGAAGAGGAGCACGGCGCGCCGAGCTAG
- a CDS encoding ABC transporter ATP-binding protein, whose protein sequence is MTTLTKTEDTPAPTGSEAFLSVRDLRVQFSTEDGIVKAVDGLSFDVERGKTLGIVGESGSGKSVTNLAVLGLHNPKSSTVTGQIRLDGQELIGAREGDLEKIRGNKAAMIFQDPLTALSPYYTVGRQIAEPYMKHTGASKKEAKARAIEMLDKVGIPQPATRFSDFPHQFSGGMRQRAMIAMALICDPDLLIADEPTTALDVTVQAQILDLLRDLQQEFGSAIVFITHDLGVIANMADDLLVMYAGRAVERGTVRDVLREPKHPYTWGLLSSMPRLGGDLNEALMPIPGSPPSLLNPPSGCPFHPRCAFTEQVTGARCSGERPPLADGRAAACHLTADQKQTIFIDQIKPRLG, encoded by the coding sequence GTGACCACACTGACCAAGACAGAAGACACCCCGGCCCCGACCGGGTCGGAGGCCTTCCTCTCGGTCCGCGATCTGCGGGTGCAGTTCTCCACCGAGGACGGCATCGTCAAGGCGGTCGACGGCCTGTCCTTCGACGTCGAGCGGGGCAAGACCCTGGGAATCGTGGGCGAGTCGGGGTCCGGCAAGTCCGTGACGAACCTGGCCGTCCTCGGCCTGCACAACCCCAAGAGCAGCACGGTCACCGGGCAGATCCGGCTCGACGGCCAGGAGCTGATCGGTGCCCGCGAGGGCGACCTGGAGAAGATCCGCGGCAACAAGGCCGCGATGATCTTCCAGGACCCGCTGACGGCGCTGTCCCCGTACTACACGGTGGGCCGCCAGATCGCGGAGCCGTACATGAAGCACACCGGCGCCTCCAAGAAGGAGGCGAAGGCGCGCGCCATCGAGATGCTCGACAAGGTCGGCATCCCGCAGCCCGCGACCCGCTTCAGCGACTTCCCGCACCAGTTCTCCGGCGGTATGCGCCAGCGCGCCATGATCGCCATGGCCCTGATCTGCGACCCCGACCTGCTGATCGCCGACGAGCCCACCACCGCGCTGGACGTCACCGTGCAGGCCCAGATCCTGGACCTGCTCAGAGACCTCCAGCAGGAGTTCGGCTCCGCGATCGTCTTCATCACCCACGACCTGGGCGTCATCGCCAACATGGCGGACGACCTGCTGGTGATGTACGCGGGCCGGGCGGTGGAGCGCGGCACCGTCCGCGACGTGCTCCGGGAGCCCAAGCACCCCTACACCTGGGGTCTGCTCAGCTCGATGCCGCGCCTGGGCGGCGACCTCAACGAGGCGCTCATGCCCATTCCGGGCAGCCCGCCGAGCCTGCTCAACCCCCCCTCCGGCTGCCCGTTCCACCCGCGCTGCGCCTTCACCGAGCAGGTGACCGGGGCCCGGTGCTCCGGCGAACGGCCCCCGCTGGCGGACGGACGCGCCGCGGCCTGCCACCTCACGGCGGACCAGAAGCAGACCATCTTCATTGATCAGATCAAGCCCCGGCTTGGCTAG
- a CDS encoding ABC transporter permease, which translates to MLRFLLRRLTGAVVIMFLIGAFTFFLFYAIPQDFAALSCGKNCSPENLAVIRANLGLDKPIPTQFWDFMVGIVAGRDFAIGHCAAPCLGVSFDSGNFVWDSIMDRFPLTLSLTVGGLVIFLVLGLGSGLLAAWKRGTALDKVVSGASMVLSSFQIYFLGPIVLGLFVYSTGWMENPKYVPFTEDPVGWAVGLLIPWAVMATIFTAQYTRMARSTMIEQLQEEHVRTARAKGMRRSYVFFRYAWRGSLAPIVTILGMDLSGLLAGAVVTEFTFDLAGVGRLAVESSLTKDLPLTMGVMLFGAFFILLLNIVVDLAYALIDPRVRLA; encoded by the coding sequence ATGCTTCGTTTTCTCCTCCGCAGGTTGACCGGTGCGGTCGTCATCATGTTCTTGATCGGCGCCTTCACCTTCTTCCTGTTCTACGCGATCCCCCAGGACTTCGCGGCCCTGTCGTGCGGCAAGAACTGTTCGCCTGAGAACCTCGCGGTCATCCGGGCGAATCTCGGTCTCGACAAGCCCATTCCCACGCAGTTCTGGGACTTCATGGTGGGTATCGTGGCCGGCCGTGACTTCGCCATCGGTCACTGTGCCGCCCCGTGTCTCGGTGTCTCCTTCGACAGCGGCAACTTCGTCTGGGACTCGATCATGGACCGCTTCCCGCTGACGCTGTCGCTGACCGTCGGTGGTCTGGTCATCTTCCTGGTGCTGGGCCTCGGTTCGGGTCTGCTCGCCGCGTGGAAGCGCGGCACCGCCCTCGACAAGGTCGTCAGCGGCGCCTCGATGGTGCTCAGCTCCTTCCAGATCTACTTCCTGGGGCCGATCGTTCTCGGGCTTTTCGTCTACAGCACGGGCTGGATGGAGAACCCCAAGTACGTTCCGTTCACGGAGGATCCGGTCGGCTGGGCCGTCGGCCTGCTGATCCCCTGGGCCGTCATGGCGACGATCTTCACCGCGCAGTACACCCGTATGGCGCGCTCGACGATGATCGAACAGCTTCAGGAGGAGCACGTCCGCACCGCGCGTGCCAAGGGCATGCGGCGCTCGTACGTCTTCTTCCGCTACGCCTGGCGCGGCTCGCTCGCCCCCATCGTGACCATTCTCGGCATGGACCTCAGCGGTCTGCTGGCCGGCGCCGTGGTCACCGAGTTCACCTTCGACCTGGCCGGTGTCGGCCGCCTGGCGGTGGAGTCCTCCCTCACCAAGGACCTGCCGCTGACGATGGGTGTGATGCTGTTCGGAGCGTTCTTCATCCTGCTCCTGAACATCGTCGTGGACCTCGCCTACGCCCTCATCGACCCGCGCGTGCGCCTCGCCTAG